One Armatimonadota bacterium genomic window carries:
- a CDS encoding phenylalanine 4-monooxygenase — MTTFPPGIGMTTTRAPYIEDAREHGRLYIEQPYDLYSTENHEAWRQLFSRMVPQWHKYANEHFLKGIENLCLDPDQVPKLDDVNKFLCPLTGFRAKAVSGYVPAFQFFDCLRERDFPTTITIRDASKLDYLPEPDIFHDIAGHVPMHTDKAFADTLVKFGDCAHTAADIAAGIQDKDEKLRKLTSVIKAMARFFWFTIEFGLMKDKATGGHRAYGSGLLSSFGELQYSIESPDVQRYPVQLEWVVNQYFEIDHYQPLLFVVDSFDHLFSLVDELETWMKEGKLDNVSPGEPAVGEEDLKSFLHVPA; from the coding sequence ATGACGACCTTTCCCCCTGGCATCGGCATGACCACGACCCGGGCGCCTTACATCGAGGACGCCAGGGAACACGGTCGGCTCTACATCGAGCAACCGTACGACCTCTATTCCACCGAGAACCATGAAGCTTGGCGGCAGCTCTTCAGCAGGATGGTGCCTCAATGGCACAAGTACGCCAACGAGCACTTTCTGAAAGGGATCGAAAACCTGTGCCTCGATCCGGACCAGGTGCCGAAGCTTGACGACGTCAATAAGTTCTTGTGCCCCCTCACCGGTTTCCGGGCCAAGGCCGTCAGCGGCTACGTCCCGGCGTTCCAGTTCTTCGACTGTCTCCGTGAGCGCGATTTCCCGACGACGATCACGATCCGTGACGCGTCCAAACTGGACTATCTTCCCGAGCCGGACATCTTCCACGACATCGCGGGCCACGTGCCGATGCATACGGACAAGGCCTTCGCCGATACGCTCGTCAAGTTCGGTGACTGCGCCCATACGGCGGCCGACATCGCAGCAGGCATCCAGGACAAGGACGAAAAGCTTCGGAAGCTGACGAGCGTCATCAAAGCGATGGCACGGTTTTTCTGGTTCACCATCGAATTCGGTCTCATGAAGGACAAGGCTACGGGCGGACACCGGGCCTATGGGAGCGGCTTGCTGTCCAGCTTCGGCGAACTCCAGTACAGCATCGAATCTCCCGACGTGCAACGGTATCCCGTCCAGCTCGAGTGGGTCGTCAACCAGTACTTCGAGATCGACCATTACCAGCCGTTGCTCTTCGTCGTCGATTCCTTCGACCACTTGTTCTCGTTAGTGGACGAACTCGAGACCTGGATGAAAGAAGGGAAGTTGGACAACGTCTCGCCTGGGGAGCCCGCAGTCGGCGAAGAA
- a CDS encoding HAD family hydrolase, whose amino-acid sequence MEAKRLEGVSAVYFDLDDTLCGYWDAAKAGLAEALRRHPVPGHTLEESLAAWANEFRRFAHELKTSHWYEIYLTQGSVTRIQLINESLEALGIKDAELAWKIGDAYGRERDARLKLFPEVMGVLERLHGRYPLGLITNGPADVQRQEIETLKIGHLFDHVLIEGEMGVGKPHPSVMRKAELAVGCKGREILFVGNSYAHDMLPAIEVGWQTAWIRRPSDVPPSSKTGRPEDKPAEGPTPDLEMDSLTRLLPALGLD is encoded by the coding sequence GTGGAAGCAAAGCGGCTGGAGGGGGTATCGGCGGTCTACTTCGACCTCGACGACACTCTCTGCGGCTATTGGGACGCGGCCAAGGCGGGTCTGGCGGAGGCGCTGCGCCGCCATCCGGTCCCCGGGCACACGCTGGAAGAGTCGCTCGCCGCATGGGCGAACGAGTTCCGCCGCTTCGCCCACGAACTCAAAACGAGCCACTGGTACGAGATTTATCTGACGCAAGGCTCCGTCACTCGCATCCAACTGATCAACGAGTCGCTCGAAGCCCTCGGCATCAAGGACGCCGAACTGGCGTGGAAGATCGGAGACGCCTACGGTCGCGAACGGGACGCCCGGCTCAAGTTGTTCCCCGAGGTCATGGGCGTGCTCGAACGCCTTCACGGCCGTTATCCCCTCGGACTGATCACGAACGGTCCCGCCGACGTCCAGCGTCAAGAAATCGAGACCTTGAAGATCGGCCATCTGTTCGACCATGTCCTGATCGAAGGCGAGATGGGGGTCGGTAAACCCCATCCGTCGGTCATGCGGAAAGCGGAACTCGCGGTCGGGTGCAAAGGTCGCGAGATCCTCTTCGTCGGGAACAGCTATGCGCACGACATGCTTCCGGCCATCGAAGTCGGTTGGCAGACCGCATGGATCCGGAGGCCGAGCGACGTGCCTCCCAGCTCGAAGACCGGTCGTCCTGAGGACAAGCCTGCCGAAGGTCCGACGCCGGATCTGGAAATGGACTCGCTGACGAGGCTTCTGCCTGCTCTCGGGCTCGATTGA
- a CDS encoding formamidopyrimidine-DNA glycosylase, producing MPELPDVELYVSKIKERTLGTTLLRTGLKTPFLLRSTDPPVTAVQGKALRDVTRLGKRIVLGFDGDLFFVIHLMIAGRFQWKASGSRPPGRITLAVFSFDHGDLVLTEASKKRRASLHVVQGQEGLVAHDPGGVDPLLGPFAAFSTALHLQNRTLKRALTDPKTLSGIGNAYSDEILWAAGLSPLRLTSHLTDEETRRLWEATRTTLTAWKDRLSEDFKDKFPGPGDVTAFRPDFAVHGKFGAPCPKCGHKVQRIVYAENETNYCAACQNEGRLLADRALSRLLKSDWPRTLEDTES from the coding sequence ATGCCGGAGCTTCCCGACGTCGAACTCTACGTCTCGAAGATCAAAGAACGGACACTCGGGACGACGCTCCTGCGGACCGGTCTGAAAACGCCTTTCCTCCTCCGGAGCACCGATCCGCCGGTCACGGCGGTCCAAGGCAAGGCGTTGCGCGACGTGACCCGCCTGGGCAAGCGGATCGTGCTCGGCTTCGACGGCGACCTGTTCTTCGTGATCCATCTGATGATCGCCGGCCGGTTCCAGTGGAAGGCTTCGGGTTCTCGACCGCCCGGCCGCATCACGCTCGCCGTCTTCTCGTTCGACCATGGCGACCTGGTCCTGACCGAGGCGAGCAAGAAGCGGCGTGCTTCCCTGCACGTCGTCCAGGGTCAGGAGGGTTTGGTCGCGCACGATCCTGGCGGGGTCGACCCTTTGCTCGGTCCGTTCGCGGCGTTCTCGACCGCGCTCCACCTCCAGAACCGCACCTTGAAGAGGGCCCTGACGGATCCGAAGACGTTGAGCGGGATCGGCAACGCGTACAGCGACGAGATCCTCTGGGCGGCCGGTCTTTCTCCGCTCCGACTGACGTCGCACCTGACCGACGAAGAGACCAGAAGGCTGTGGGAGGCGACGAGGACGACGCTCACGGCGTGGAAGGACCGTTTGTCCGAAGACTTCAAGGACAAGTTTCCAGGCCCGGGCGACGTCACGGCGTTCCGACCGGACTTCGCCGTCCATGGCAAATTCGGCGCGCCGTGCCCGAAGTGTGGCCACAAAGTCCAGAGGATCGTCTATGCGGAGAACGAGACGAACTATTGTGCCGCGTGTCAGAACGAAGGCCGGCTCCTGGCTGACAGGGCCTTGTCCCGGCTCCTGAAGTCCGACTGGCCAAGGACCCTGGAAGACACGGAGTCGTGA